The following proteins are co-located in the Sulfurospirillum tamanense genome:
- the rplI gene encoding 50S ribosomal protein L9, with product MKVLLIKDVKALGKAGEIKEVKDGYGHNFLIGKGFAKLATPDVLRQYEAKKRREAEEAAAELEKLKDLEAQLKNITLSIKRPLGANGSLFGAITKDEIATELEAQHGFVVDKKHIELDKPIKATGNYDISLKLGHGIHAHFALNVIGE from the coding sequence ATGAAAGTATTACTTATCAAAGACGTGAAAGCCTTAGGCAAAGCAGGCGAAATCAAAGAAGTCAAAGATGGCTATGGCCACAATTTTCTCATCGGAAAAGGGTTTGCCAAACTTGCTACCCCTGATGTTCTTCGCCAGTACGAAGCCAAAAAACGCCGTGAAGCTGAAGAGGCTGCTGCGGAGCTTGAAAAACTCAAAGACTTAGAAGCCCAACTTAAAAACATCACCCTTTCCATCAAACGCCCTTTGGGTGCAAACGGAAGCTTGTTTGGCGCTATCACCAAAGACGAAATCGCTACCGAACTTGAAGCCCAACACGGGTTTGTTGTGGACAAAAAACACATAGAATTAGACAAACCCATCAAAGCAACAGGAAACTATGATATTTCCTTAAAACTTGGCCATGGCATTCACGCGCACTTTGCGCTTAATGTCATCGGAGAATAG
- the hslV gene encoding ATP-dependent protease subunit HslV, producing the protein MFEATTILAYKGKNRSVIGGDGQVTFGNTVLKGNAVKIRRLHGGKILAGFAGSTADAFNLFDMFENFLDQRKGDLLKAAIDFSKEWRKDKYLRRLEAMMLVLNREHLFILSGTGDVVEPEDGTLAAIGSGGNFALSAARALHTHTSLDEVTLVKESLKIAGEMCIYTNTNIQTFMLEDTAL; encoded by the coding sequence GTGTTTGAAGCCACCACCATTCTCGCCTACAAAGGGAAAAATCGCTCCGTCATCGGGGGTGATGGCCAAGTCACCTTTGGCAACACTGTCCTTAAGGGCAATGCTGTGAAAATCCGTCGCCTTCACGGGGGAAAGATTTTGGCAGGGTTTGCAGGAAGCACTGCCGATGCGTTTAACCTCTTTGATATGTTTGAAAATTTTTTAGACCAACGCAAAGGCGACTTGCTCAAAGCGGCTATTGATTTTTCAAAAGAGTGGCGCAAGGACAAATATTTGCGTCGCCTCGAAGCCATGATGCTTGTGCTCAACCGCGAACATTTGTTTATTTTAAGCGGTACGGGCGACGTGGTTGAACCAGAGGATGGCACCCTTGCAGCCATTGGCAGTGGAGGGAATTTTGCCCTCTCCGCTGCGCGCGCCTTGCACACTCACACTAGCCTCGACGAAGTCACTCTTGTTAAAGAGAGTCTCAAAATCGCCGGAGAGATGTGCATTTACACCAATACCAATATCCAAACCTTTATGCTTGAGGATACAGCCCTATGA
- the hslU gene encoding HslU--HslV peptidase ATPase subunit yields the protein MTPKETVAYLDQYIIGQQDAKKTIAIALRNRHRRMQLDKEMQEEIMPKNILMIGSTGVGKTEIARRLAKMMALPFVKVEASKYTEVGFVGRDVESMVRDLVLASINLVKTEHKERNEGRIQEYVENTIIEKLLPPLPKGASSEKQADYERSFARMKERLLQGDLDELTIEVEIAPAQGESPDNLPPEMVKVQESFVKILGMGSKPVKKELKVKEAKEALKYDAAEKLLDLESIKAEALERAQNSGIIFIDEIDKVAVPSGSSSRQDPSKEGVQRDLLPIVEGSTVSTKHGSIKTDHILFIAAGAFHVSKPSDLIPELQGRFPLRVELDSLDEEVLYQILTKPKHSLLRQYEALLKTEGVTLVFEEEAIRALAKISQKANERMEDIGARRLHTIIEKVIEEMSFEADLHQGETLHVSAELVHKRLDSIIEDQDTARYIL from the coding sequence ATGACACCCAAAGAGACCGTCGCCTACCTTGACCAGTACATTATCGGCCAACAAGACGCTAAAAAAACCATTGCCATCGCCCTAAGAAACCGTCACCGACGCATGCAACTTGACAAAGAAATGCAAGAAGAAATCATGCCCAAAAATATCCTCATGATAGGCTCCACGGGCGTTGGCAAAACAGAAATCGCTAGACGCCTCGCCAAAATGATGGCCCTTCCTTTTGTCAAAGTAGAAGCCAGTAAATACACCGAGGTTGGCTTCGTAGGACGCGATGTCGAATCCATGGTGCGCGATTTGGTCTTAGCTTCAATCAACCTTGTTAAAACCGAACACAAAGAACGCAACGAGGGGCGGATTCAAGAATACGTCGAAAACACCATCATCGAAAAACTCCTTCCCCCGCTCCCCAAGGGAGCAAGTAGCGAAAAACAGGCTGATTACGAACGCAGTTTTGCCCGCATGAAAGAACGTTTGTTGCAAGGGGATTTGGACGAGCTTACTATTGAAGTAGAAATTGCCCCCGCTCAAGGGGAAAGTCCCGACAATCTTCCCCCTGAAATGGTAAAAGTCCAAGAAAGTTTTGTGAAGATTTTAGGTATGGGAAGCAAGCCTGTCAAAAAAGAGTTGAAAGTTAAAGAAGCCAAAGAAGCCCTAAAATACGACGCTGCCGAAAAATTGCTTGACCTTGAAAGCATTAAAGCAGAAGCCCTAGAACGGGCGCAAAACAGCGGGATTATCTTCATCGATGAAATCGACAAAGTTGCTGTTCCTTCAGGCTCTAGCAGCCGTCAAGACCCTAGCAAAGAAGGGGTTCAGCGAGATCTGTTGCCCATTGTTGAGGGCTCAACCGTGAGCACCAAGCACGGCTCCATCAAAACCGACCACATCTTGTTCATCGCCGCAGGTGCCTTTCATGTGAGCAAGCCTTCTGATTTGATTCCTGAACTGCAAGGGCGTTTTCCATTGCGCGTAGAGCTTGACAGTTTGGACGAGGAAGTGTTGTATCAGATTCTTACCAAACCCAAACACTCTCTTTTGCGCCAGTATGAGGCACTGCTAAAAACCGAAGGGGTGACCTTAGTATTTGAAGAAGAGGCCATTCGCGCGTTAGCCAAAATCTCCCAAAAAGCCAACGAAAGAATGGAGGACATCGGGGCAAGACGTTTGCACACCATCATTGAAAAAGTGATTGAAGAAATGAGTTTTGAAGCTGATTTACACCAAGGAGAAACCTTACATGTAAGCGCCGAACTTGTGCATAAACGGCTTGATAGTATTATTGAAGACCAAGACACAGCAAGGTATATTTTATGA
- the era gene encoding GTPase Era encodes MSTKTGFVAVVGKPNAGKSSLLNWLMGEKLAMVSQKANATRKRSLLISMHQDNQIIFIDTPGLHEKEKLLNQFMLEEALKAIGDCDVILFLVPATGSTKSYEAFLKLNPKAPHLLLLTKTDLMSQDEILQAIEKYHDFQDRFISLIPISIKKGSDRAYLLGEIVKHLPEHPYLYDPEILTTDPMRELYREFIREAIFENISDEIPYCSDVLVEKVEESHNLEKVYATIIVEKQSQKGIIIGKGGAALQRIGKNARVLMEELCQKRVFLKLFVVVKPGWSQNKRALKELGYEIRG; translated from the coding sequence ATGAGCACAAAAACAGGATTCGTAGCCGTTGTTGGCAAACCCAATGCAGGAAAAAGCTCCCTTTTAAACTGGCTCATGGGCGAAAAACTCGCCATGGTCTCCCAAAAGGCCAATGCTACCAGGAAGCGTTCTTTGCTCATTTCTATGCATCAAGACAACCAGATTATTTTCATCGACACACCTGGCTTGCACGAAAAAGAGAAGTTACTTAACCAATTCATGCTCGAAGAGGCCCTCAAGGCCATTGGGGATTGTGATGTGATTTTGTTCTTGGTTCCAGCAACCGGTAGCACCAAATCCTACGAAGCCTTTTTAAAACTCAACCCCAAAGCGCCCCACTTACTTCTTTTGACAAAAACTGACCTCATGAGCCAAGATGAAATCCTTCAAGCCATTGAAAAATATCATGATTTTCAAGACCGTTTTATTTCACTGATTCCCATCTCTATCAAAAAGGGGAGCGACAGGGCCTATCTCTTGGGTGAAATCGTAAAACATCTTCCTGAGCATCCCTATCTTTATGACCCCGAAATTCTCACTACTGACCCCATGCGCGAACTCTACCGCGAATTCATCCGAGAGGCCATTTTTGAGAACATTAGCGACGAAATTCCCTACTGTAGTGACGTCTTGGTTGAGAAAGTAGAAGAATCGCATAATTTAGAAAAAGTTTATGCTACAATCATTGTCGAAAAACAGAGTCAAAAAGGTATTATTATCGGAAAAGGCGGGGCTGCTTTGCAACGCATCGGGAAAAATGCAAGGGTATTAATGGAAGAATTGTGCCAAAAAAGAGTATTTTTAAAACTCTTTGTGGTAGTGAAGCCCGGATGGAGCCAGAATAAGCGGGCTCTTAAAGAACTTGGGTACGAAATACGCGGCTGA